The following proteins are encoded in a genomic region of Athene noctua chromosome 9, bAthNoc1.hap1.1, whole genome shotgun sequence:
- the SLC7A6OS gene encoding putative RNA polymerase II nuclear localization protein SLC7A6OS isoform X1 — MERAAVLRVKRKRGGTEPAEALLLACKRLRTECGGAGQPVERSLFKLVATVSSKNEPVQKYVQEVITRDKAAQSLRPSLGSTQRIIQELRSSKQVKRKENRYRVIASHRPNYTEAVAPLINGEASLDGDRSDSEATEDASQKESGAVKSSDCCGEFQLFDIVQEEEVVGDPSITAANPQKADPDVILCNAVEMIRERLHVSEDGKKEHHEKEDEYVYDIYYMETSAPGWIQNILSVQPYREEYELVDDDHVQGEIYEDEDDENDENNWRNDYPDEDEFLPEEDGDGEKESEESFSDEDQCYRRRTWNKYRQEVLQEFGYDEVQDLDSD, encoded by the exons ATGGAGCGGGCGGCGGTGCTGCGCGTCAAGCGGAAGCGCGGCGGGACGGAGCCGGCCGAGGCGCTGCTCCTCGCCTGCAAGCGGCTACGCACGGAGTGCGGCGGCGCCGGCCAGCCGGTGGAGAGGAGCCTCTTCAAGCTGGTGGCGACCGTGTCCTCCAAG AATGAACCAGTTCAGAAATACGTTCAAGAAGTGATCACTCGAGACAAAGCAGCTCAAAGTCTGCGACCCTCTTTGGGGAGCACTCAGCGAATCATTCAGGAACTCCGCTCTTCCAAGCaagtgaaaaggaaggaaaaccgTTACCGTGTAATAGCCAGTCATCGACCTAACTATACTGAAGCAGTTGCACCTCTCATAAATGGGGAGGCATCACTTGATGGTGACAGATCAGACTCTGAAGCAACAGAAGATGCTTCACAGAAGGAGAGCGGTGCTGTTAAGAGCTCAGACTGCTGTGGGGAATTCCAGTTGTTTGATATTGTACAAGAAGAGGAGGTGGTGGGAGACCCCAGCATAACTGCTGCAAACCCACAG aaagCTGATCCAGATGTGATTCTTTGCAATGCAGTAGAGATGATCCGTGAGCGTTTACATGTTTCTGAAGATGGTAAAAAAGAACACCATGAGAAAGAAGATGAGTATGTTTATGACATCTACTATATGGAAACATCAGCTCCTGGTTGGATCCAAAATATCCTTTCTGTACAGCCCTATAGAGAAGAATATGAACTG GTAGATGATGATCATGTGCAAGGGGAAATAtatgaagatgaagatgatgaaaatgatgaaaataacTGGCGTAATGATTATCCTGATGAAGATGAATTCTTACCTGAGGAGGATGGTGATGGAGAAAAAG AGTCCGAAGAGAGCTTCAGTGACGAGGACCAGTGTTACAGGAGAAGAACATGGAACAAATACCGACAGGAGGTTCTACAGGAATTTGGATATGATGAGGTCCAGGATTTGGATTCTGATTAA
- the SLC7A6OS gene encoding putative RNA polymerase II nuclear localization protein SLC7A6OS isoform X2, producing the protein MERAAVLRVKRKRGGTEPAEALLLACKRLRTECGGAGQPVERSLFKLVATVSSKNEPVQKYVQEVITRDKAAQSLRPSLGSTQRIIQELRSSKQVKRKENRYRVIASHRPNYTEAVAPLINGEASLDGDRSDSEATEDASQKESGAVKSSDCCGEFQLFDIVQEEEVVGDPSITAANPQQKADPDVILCNAVEMIRERLHVSEDGKKEHHEKEDEYVYDIYYMETSAPGWIQNILSVQPYREEYELVDDDHVQGEIYEDEDDENDENNWRNDYPDEDEFLPEEDGDGEKESEESFSDEDQCYRRRTWNKYRQEVLQEFGYDEVQDLDSD; encoded by the exons ATGGAGCGGGCGGCGGTGCTGCGCGTCAAGCGGAAGCGCGGCGGGACGGAGCCGGCCGAGGCGCTGCTCCTCGCCTGCAAGCGGCTACGCACGGAGTGCGGCGGCGCCGGCCAGCCGGTGGAGAGGAGCCTCTTCAAGCTGGTGGCGACCGTGTCCTCCAAG AATGAACCAGTTCAGAAATACGTTCAAGAAGTGATCACTCGAGACAAAGCAGCTCAAAGTCTGCGACCCTCTTTGGGGAGCACTCAGCGAATCATTCAGGAACTCCGCTCTTCCAAGCaagtgaaaaggaaggaaaaccgTTACCGTGTAATAGCCAGTCATCGACCTAACTATACTGAAGCAGTTGCACCTCTCATAAATGGGGAGGCATCACTTGATGGTGACAGATCAGACTCTGAAGCAACAGAAGATGCTTCACAGAAGGAGAGCGGTGCTGTTAAGAGCTCAGACTGCTGTGGGGAATTCCAGTTGTTTGATATTGTACAAGAAGAGGAGGTGGTGGGAGACCCCAGCATAACTGCTGCAAACCCACAG cagaaagCTGATCCAGATGTGATTCTTTGCAATGCAGTAGAGATGATCCGTGAGCGTTTACATGTTTCTGAAGATGGTAAAAAAGAACACCATGAGAAAGAAGATGAGTATGTTTATGACATCTACTATATGGAAACATCAGCTCCTGGTTGGATCCAAAATATCCTTTCTGTACAGCCCTATAGAGAAGAATATGAACTG GTAGATGATGATCATGTGCAAGGGGAAATAtatgaagatgaagatgatgaaaatgatgaaaataacTGGCGTAATGATTATCCTGATGAAGATGAATTCTTACCTGAGGAGGATGGTGATGGAGAAAAAG AGTCCGAAGAGAGCTTCAGTGACGAGGACCAGTGTTACAGGAGAAGAACATGGAACAAATACCGACAGGAGGTTCTACAGGAATTTGGATATGATGAGGTCCAGGATTTGGATTCTGATTAA